A single Candidatus Desulfarcum epimagneticum DNA region contains:
- the recO gene encoding DNA repair protein RecO, producing the protein MSNFFTPAILIRSVEYGDHDLIVTFLTRSDGKMSALAKSAKKSVKRFAGVLELFSILKIVCVTKKKGGLSILNEAVIVDPLPGIRSDVKKTAYAGYWVELIHQWLEERVQQAAVYDLLKSALMAINGPRGTEDGISAIFQMKFMEESGLSPVLDRCVACGKSLDDMKNKKIGFSLAKGGVTCPECDPGLSADMRLSKGTVKQLLWIAGKDMRQAQRARFSPPMLKEALGMLEAFAPFHLGKELKSLRFLKRIREAS; encoded by the coding sequence ATGTCGAATTTTTTCACCCCCGCCATCCTGATCCGAAGCGTGGAATATGGCGACCATGACCTCATTGTCACATTTCTGACCCGGTCGGACGGAAAGATGTCGGCGCTGGCCAAGTCGGCCAAAAAAAGCGTGAAACGCTTCGCCGGGGTTCTGGAGCTTTTTTCCATTCTTAAAATTGTGTGCGTCACAAAGAAAAAGGGCGGCCTTTCCATCCTCAACGAGGCGGTCATTGTGGACCCGCTGCCCGGTATTCGATCCGATGTGAAAAAGACGGCCTACGCCGGCTACTGGGTCGAGCTGATTCATCAATGGCTGGAGGAGCGGGTCCAACAGGCGGCCGTGTATGATCTTTTGAAAAGCGCCCTTATGGCCATCAACGGCCCCCGGGGAACGGAGGACGGGATTTCGGCGATTTTCCAGATGAAGTTCATGGAGGAGTCGGGACTGAGCCCGGTCCTGGACCGGTGCGTGGCATGCGGAAAATCCCTGGACGACATGAAAAACAAAAAAATCGGTTTCAGCCTGGCCAAAGGCGGCGTGACGTGCCCGGAATGCGACCCGGGCCTGTCCGCGGATATGCGGCTGTCAAAGGGGACCGTCAAGCAGCTGCTGTGGATCGCCGGGAAAGACATGCGCCAGGCGCAAAGGGCCCGCTTTTCGCCCCCCATGCTTAAAGAGGCCCTGGGAATGCTGGAGGCGTTCGCGCCCTTTCACCTGGGAAAAGAGCTGAAAAGCCTTCGCTTTTTAAAGCGGATCAGAGAGGCCTCATGA
- a CDS encoding conserved hypothetical protein (Evidence 4 : Unknown function but conserved in other organisms) has translation MGKDYSMLSFGRYLQSIRLEKRMNLEDISAETRIGIETLHMIEKEDHSGLPSEVFVKGFLRAYAKAVGADGDEAVRRYASNREDIQEEVKIDLNLEDPNPKFWLRLGLALTSFAILVAVCLFVISLPEKDVSSGEGSHGSAAGKSQAVLTGAKTPKTDPAFPAGKARAPGPGKSYLETQERRAGSAISKKLFLKIVTVKKTWLKVIADNNHATEYSLLPGDNLSLEAERGFNLLVGNAAGIRLFLNDKPMKVVGGDGQVVNIQLP, from the coding sequence ATGGGCAAAGATTACAGCATGCTGTCATTCGGCCGGTATCTCCAGAGCATACGGCTTGAAAAAAGGATGAATCTTGAGGACATTTCAGCCGAAACGCGAATCGGGATCGAAACTCTTCATATGATTGAGAAAGAAGACCACTCCGGGCTTCCGTCCGAAGTCTTTGTGAAGGGTTTTTTAAGGGCCTACGCCAAGGCGGTGGGGGCTGACGGCGACGAGGCCGTCCGGCGCTACGCGTCAAACCGGGAGGATATTCAGGAAGAGGTGAAAATTGATCTGAATCTTGAAGACCCCAATCCCAAATTCTGGCTTCGCCTGGGTCTGGCCCTGACGTCTTTCGCGATACTGGTGGCCGTTTGCCTGTTTGTCATCTCTCTTCCTGAAAAAGATGTTTCCAGCGGCGAAGGCTCCCATGGATCGGCGGCGGGAAAATCCCAGGCCGTTTTGACCGGGGCCAAGACGCCCAAAACAGACCCGGCTTTTCCCGCAGGCAAAGCCCGGGCGCCGGGCCCGGGGAAGTCCTATTTGGAAACACAGGAGCGAAGGGCCGGGTCGGCGATTTCTAAAAAACTTTTTCTTAAAATTGTCACCGTCAAAAAGACCTGGCTCAAGGTCATCGCGGACAACAACCACGCCACTGAATATTCCCTGCTTCCCGGTGACAATCTCTCACTGGAAGCCGAGCGGGGATTTAACCTGCTGGTGGGAAACGCCGCGGGAATACGTCTGTTTTTGAATGACAAACCCATGAAGGTGGTCGGGGGAGACGGCCAGGTGGTGAACATACAGCTGCCGTGA
- the glyQ gene encoding glycyl-tRNA synthetase, alpha chain (Evidence 2a : Function from experimental evidences in other organisms; Product type e : enzyme) encodes MYFQDIILSLQKFWSKRGCVLTQPYDMEVGAGTFHPATLLRALGPEPWNVAYVQPSRRPTDGRYGENPNRLQHYYQFQVILKPSPLDVQEQYLKSLKALGVNPLEHDIRFVEDDWESPTLGASGLGWEVWLDGMEVTQFTYFQLAGSVELRPVSVELTYGLERIAMYLQGVDNVYDLRWNPEISYGDVHHQQEVEQSRYNFEEADADMLLGMFSAYEAEAMRIAEKSMVLPAYEYCLKCSHTFNLLDARGAISVTERTGYITRIRNIARACARAYLEQRESMGFPLLQKTTS; translated from the coding sequence ATGTATTTTCAGGATATCATACTGTCTTTGCAGAAATTCTGGTCCAAAAGGGGATGCGTCCTGACCCAGCCCTATGACATGGAGGTGGGGGCCGGGACCTTTCATCCCGCCACCCTCTTAAGGGCGCTGGGCCCGGAGCCGTGGAACGTGGCCTATGTCCAGCCCTCCCGCCGCCCCACCGACGGCCGCTACGGGGAGAACCCCAACCGCCTCCAGCATTATTACCAGTTCCAGGTTATTTTAAAACCCTCCCCCCTGGATGTTCAGGAGCAGTATCTCAAAAGCTTAAAGGCGCTGGGGGTCAATCCGCTCGAGCACGACATCCGCTTTGTGGAGGACGACTGGGAATCCCCCACCCTCGGGGCCTCGGGCCTGGGATGGGAGGTCTGGCTGGACGGCATGGAGGTGACCCAGTTCACCTATTTTCAGCTGGCCGGCAGCGTGGAGCTGCGTCCTGTGTCTGTGGAGCTGACCTATGGCCTGGAGCGAATCGCCATGTATCTCCAGGGCGTTGACAATGTGTACGATTTGAGGTGGAACCCGGAGATTTCCTACGGGGATGTTCACCACCAGCAGGAGGTGGAGCAGTCCCGCTACAATTTTGAGGAGGCCGACGCCGACATGCTCCTGGGCATGTTCAGCGCCTATGAGGCCGAGGCCATGAGAATCGCCGAAAAATCCATGGTTCTTCCGGCCTATGAATACTGCCTGAAATGCTCCCACACCTTCAATCTCCTGGACGCCCGGGGGGCCATCAGCGTCACCGAGCGAACCGGCTACATCACCCGGATTCGAAACATCGCCCGGGCGTGCGCCCGGGCGTATCTGGAGCAAAGGGAATCCATGGGGTTCCCATTGCTCCAGAAGACGACATCGTAG
- a CDS encoding Magnesium transporter MgtE: MQNDPNKILVESVKRLLRRGAVSNLRKIVNHSHAADLSVAFRSLSLADQRKLFEMISSIEQKGILLSELNEDDFLGLADGIGADELARIFENMPTDDVADLLGRLPMEMSDSILAKMQKEDSEEVEGLLSYGDQTAGGIMVPDFIALKEDATVQEAIESLQTEHQDVEMPFYLYVVDEYGKLAGVSSLRQLVVTPPNALLKDFMTTDVFSVRTDMDQEEVAKIVARYDILAVPVVDETHVLVGIVTVDDVIDIFRKEATEDILKMAGAGEGFIETQSVMRSSRIRLPWLFASCAGGIVAFYVISFFEMSLARFTFLAAFIPVIMGMGGNIGTQSSTIVVRGLATGRLNIPDIWSVVFKELSVGLILGVVYGFIIGLVAQFQHSAFSLALSVGLGVLSSMSIAGFVGSLVPMAFARINIDPAVATGPFVTTAVDIISVFFYFMIATALIGM, encoded by the coding sequence ATGCAAAACGATCCCAACAAAATACTGGTTGAAAGCGTCAAAAGGCTGCTGCGGCGGGGCGCCGTCTCCAACCTGCGCAAAATCGTCAACCACTCCCACGCGGCGGATTTGTCGGTGGCGTTCCGGTCCCTTTCTCTCGCCGATCAGCGCAAGCTGTTTGAGATGATCTCCAGCATTGAGCAAAAGGGCATCCTGCTCAGCGAGCTGAACGAGGACGATTTCCTGGGCCTTGCGGACGGCATCGGCGCGGACGAGCTGGCCAGAATATTTGAAAACATGCCCACCGACGATGTGGCCGACCTCCTGGGCCGTCTTCCCATGGAAATGTCCGACTCCATACTGGCCAAGATGCAAAAAGAGGACTCGGAGGAGGTGGAGGGCCTTTTGAGCTATGGCGATCAGACCGCCGGCGGCATCATGGTGCCGGACTTCATCGCCTTAAAGGAGGACGCCACTGTTCAGGAGGCCATTGAATCCCTGCAAACGGAGCACCAGGACGTGGAGATGCCCTTTTATCTTTACGTGGTGGATGAGTACGGCAAGCTGGCGGGCGTCAGCTCCCTCAGACAGCTGGTGGTCACCCCTCCCAACGCCCTGCTCAAGGATTTCATGACCACCGACGTCTTTTCCGTAAGAACGGACATGGACCAGGAGGAGGTGGCCAAAATTGTGGCCCGCTACGACATCCTGGCCGTGCCGGTGGTGGATGAGACCCACGTCCTGGTGGGCATCGTCACGGTGGATGATGTCATCGACATTTTCAGGAAAGAGGCCACCGAAGACATACTGAAAATGGCCGGGGCCGGGGAGGGGTTCATCGAGACCCAGTCCGTCATGCGAAGCTCCAGAATCCGTCTGCCCTGGCTGTTCGCCAGCTGCGCCGGGGGGATCGTGGCCTTTTACGTGATCAGTTTTTTTGAGATGAGCCTGGCCCGCTTCACTTTTCTGGCGGCCTTTATCCCGGTGATCATGGGCATGGGGGGAAACATCGGCACCCAGTCCTCCACCATCGTGGTGAGGGGCCTGGCCACCGGGCGCTTAAACATACCCGACATCTGGTCCGTTGTGTTCAAGGAGCTGTCCGTCGGCCTGATTCTGGGGGTGGTGTACGGGTTTATCATCGGCCTGGTGGCCCAGTTTCAGCACAGCGCCTTCTCCCTGGCGCTTTCCGTGGGTCTGGGCGTGCTTTCGTCCATGTCCATCGCGGGATTTGTGGGGTCCCTGGTTCCCATGGCCTTTGCCCGGATCAACATTGATCCCGCTGTGGCCACCGGCCCCTTTGTGACCACGGCGGTGGATATCATCAGCGTCTTTTTCTACTTCATGATCGCCACCGCCCTCATCGGTATGTGA
- a CDS encoding conserved hypothetical protein (Evidence 4 : Unknown function but conserved in other organisms), with protein MSDVNYNQVISEIKILNLSDQLRLLEEMATLIRKKTGKTKPRSILELQGKGKNIWKGLNVKTYIDEERSSWNG; from the coding sequence ATGTCGGACGTAAATTACAATCAAGTCATATCCGAAATAAAGATATTAAATCTTTCAGATCAGCTTCGTCTTTTAGAAGAGATGGCGACATTGATTCGGAAAAAAACAGGTAAAACAAAGCCCCGAAGCATTTTGGAGCTACAAGGAAAAGGCAAGAATATCTGGAAGGGACTGAATGTAAAAACATATATTGATGAGGAAAGATCATCGTGGAATGGATAG
- a CDS encoding conserved hypothetical protein (Evidence 4 : Unknown function but conserved in other organisms) has translation MLEVSSAIAEQAAQLRSVHNIRTPDAIQISAALDAGATHFFTNDIRLPDIPSIQILSIQSIASGWG, from the coding sequence ATGTTGGAGGTTTCAAGCGCTATTGCGGAACAGGCGGCACAGCTCAGGTCCGTCCATAATATCCGAACACCGGATGCCATCCAGATCAGCGCGGCATTAGACGCCGGGGCAACTCATTTTTTTACCAATGATATCCGATTGCCTGACATTCCATCCATACAAATTCTTTCCATTCAATCTATTGCCTCGGGCTGGGGATAA
- the sulP gene encoding SulP1: MTSPFQFNRMEAAGSLGDLGTLLPIAMGMIMINGLSPSGLFFSIGAFYILSGLYFRTPTPVQPMKVIGAYAVAMSLSPSQISGAGLLMGLLLLIIGLSGAIKLAGRYIPRATVRGVQMSTGVLLTVQGVKFVLGTSGHQALQGAAEPFLRLQSLGPVPIGVIIGLIGTLIILFLLDSKKLPAALVAIVFGLSAGLILGKPGGFEGIRIGFRLPDILPFGFPTQADLSFALIFLVLPQLPMTMGNAVIANADLARRYFGEKAKKTTHPALCLSMGLANLLCFFTGGMPLCHGAGGLAAHYRFGARAAGSNLIIGAVFLCLALFLGPHALAVLKLIPFSMLGALLIFAGIQLGLSILDVKEKKDLFVVLLMAGVTLASNLAVGFGAGIVAAYMLQSGRLKV, encoded by the coding sequence ATGACATCCCCTTTCCAATTCAACCGCATGGAGGCGGCGGGCTCCCTGGGCGATCTGGGAACCCTTCTGCCCATCGCCATGGGCATGATCATGATCAACGGACTGAGCCCGTCCGGGCTCTTTTTTTCCATCGGCGCGTTTTATATTCTCTCGGGCCTGTATTTCCGGACCCCGACGCCGGTCCAGCCCATGAAGGTCATCGGGGCCTACGCCGTGGCCATGTCCCTTTCCCCCTCCCAGATTTCGGGGGCCGGTCTTTTAATGGGCCTGCTTCTTCTGATCATCGGATTGTCCGGGGCCATCAAACTGGCGGGCCGTTATATTCCCCGGGCCACGGTGAGAGGGGTCCAGATGTCCACCGGGGTTCTGCTCACGGTCCAGGGGGTCAAATTCGTGCTGGGGACCTCCGGCCACCAGGCCCTCCAGGGCGCGGCCGAGCCGTTTTTGCGCCTCCAGAGCCTGGGCCCCGTCCCCATCGGCGTGATCATCGGCCTTATCGGAACGCTCATCATCCTGTTTCTTTTAGACAGCAAAAAACTTCCCGCCGCCCTTGTCGCCATCGTCTTCGGCCTTTCGGCGGGGCTGATCCTGGGAAAACCCGGGGGATTTGAGGGAATCCGGATCGGATTTCGCCTGCCCGACATCCTTCCCTTTGGTTTTCCGACCCAGGCGGACCTGTCATTCGCCCTGATCTTCCTGGTTCTGCCCCAGCTTCCCATGACCATGGGAAACGCCGTGATCGCCAACGCCGATCTGGCCCGGCGCTATTTCGGGGAAAAGGCCAAAAAAACCACCCATCCGGCCCTTTGCCTGAGCATGGGGCTGGCCAACCTCCTGTGCTTTTTCACAGGGGGCATGCCCCTTTGCCACGGGGCCGGGGGCCTGGCCGCCCATTACCGGTTCGGCGCCCGCGCCGCCGGCTCCAACCTCATCATCGGGGCCGTTTTCCTGTGCCTGGCGCTCTTTTTGGGCCCCCATGCCCTGGCCGTTTTGAAACTCATCCCCTTTTCCATGCTGGGCGCGCTCCTGATATTCGCCGGGATCCAGCTGGGCCTGTCCATCCTGGATGTGAAGGAAAAAAAGGACCTGTTTGTGGTCCTGCTCATGGCGGGCGTCACCCTGGCCTCCAACCTCGCGGTGGGGTTCGGCGCCGGGATTGTGGCGGCGTATATGCTTCAATCCGGCAGGCTTAAGGTTTGA
- a CDS encoding Galactokinase, whose amino-acid sequence MTDIFTRTLESGPVENSAPCRVDMGGTLDIPAFYLSIRKPAPLTFNIALDLRTRVRLLPHDPGRVKVSSRGFESADFPLDEAPFSHPLGLMFAIAVYFNGMDSQSPGVHMEIDSASPPRSALGGSSAAAVAAVGAFLQARAPGSQKQGDMFRTGAALTAHAIEQGAAGVPCGRQDHLAAAFGGVSAWLWKKGPGEVCFERKSLLKKEDIPDFEKKILIAYCGRPHVSQDINGRWIAAFLAGENRTVWKKIAHCARTFTDAVEKGDIRAAASAMSRETALRLEMTPDALDDMGRAFVRAAADAGCGAKFTGAGGGGCVWAMGEGPDIARLKEKWKPLAAAGPGSRVLDAGIDSLGLA is encoded by the coding sequence ATGACGGATATTTTCACCCGGACGCTGGAGTCGGGGCCGGTGGAAAACTCGGCGCCGTGCCGGGTGGACATGGGCGGCACCCTGGACATCCCGGCCTTTTATCTGTCCATACGAAAACCGGCGCCGCTCACCTTTAACATCGCCCTGGATTTAAGGACCCGGGTCAGGCTTCTTCCCCACGACCCGGGAAGGGTCAAGGTGTCTTCCCGGGGCTTTGAAAGCGCGGATTTTCCCCTTGACGAGGCGCCGTTTTCCCATCCCCTGGGCCTGATGTTCGCCATCGCCGTTTACTTTAACGGCATGGATTCTCAAAGCCCCGGGGTTCACATGGAGATTGATTCGGCCTCTCCCCCCCGAAGCGCCCTGGGCGGGTCTTCGGCGGCGGCGGTGGCGGCGGTCGGGGCCTTTTTACAGGCCAGGGCGCCCGGGTCCCAAAAACAGGGGGACATGTTCAGGACCGGGGCGGCGCTGACGGCCCACGCCATTGAGCAGGGGGCGGCCGGGGTTCCCTGCGGGCGCCAGGACCATCTGGCGGCGGCCTTTGGAGGGGTGAGCGCGTGGCTGTGGAAAAAGGGGCCGGGAGAGGTGTGTTTTGAAAGAAAATCCCTGCTCAAAAAAGAGGATATTCCGGATTTTGAGAAAAAAATTCTCATCGCCTACTGCGGAAGGCCCCATGTGTCCCAGGATATCAACGGCCGGTGGATCGCCGCCTTTCTGGCCGGTGAAAACCGGACGGTCTGGAAAAAGATCGCCCATTGCGCCCGAACCTTCACGGACGCCGTTGAAAAGGGCGACATCCGCGCCGCCGCCTCGGCCATGAGCCGGGAGACGGCCTTGAGACTGGAGATGACCCCCGACGCCCTGGACGACATGGGCCGGGCCTTTGTCCGGGCCGCCGCGGACGCCGGATGCGGGGCCAAATTCACCGGCGCCGGCGGCGGGGGATGCGTGTGGGCGATGGGAGAGGGCCCCGACATCGCCCGGCTCAAAGAAAAATGGAAACCCCTGGCGGCGGCGGGCCCCGGCTCCCGGGTCCTGGACGCGGGGATTGATTCCCTGGGCCTGGCCTGA
- the glyS gene encoding Glycine--tRNA ligase beta subunit yields the protein MKTLLLEIGTEEIPAGYIQPALDALVSGLKGKLENAGIDFGAARSFGTPRRLCVEIKDVSEKQRPVVTEILGPPEKAAFDENNAPTIAAEKFAERAGVPVSRLKRVETPKGRRIMAVQKKPGLAAQAVLKDILPQAISSIPFPKTMRWGDFSMRFARPVHSILALFGRQVISFSMENIKSGRICRGHAFMSPGKIKIDSPEEYEKRLEEAFVIVDPAVRKAKIAEKVSEAAREKGGRALEDAALLDIVANLVEYPAVSAGAFDADFLALPREVLITAMREHQKYFAVVDEKGGLMPFFIAVNNTPAKDMDLVSKGHERVLRARLADARFFYENDVAEPSSRRVEKLKKVLFQADLGSMHEKTLRVQKLCRFICGRVRPGDRDFEAHAERAAFLCNADLVSKVVVEFPKLQGVMGRALTQVENEPPEVSTAIEERYRPTRSGGPLPESEAGAVLSVADKIDSICGCFSVGFVPTGARDPYALRRQGIGIVRMMRERGFSFDLTDLIKESLGHFTDHLTGGDIDQTAADIERFFKTRMENLLEDEGVSKDVVQAVTGVSTDHIPGVWERAGALEAIKRKPDFEPLAVAFKRVVNIVKKADPDSFRADGPDPGLFEDDCEGALLDAFQKTSEKIQEKTARGRYGEALLDAASLRKEVDAYFDGVMVMDPNPEIRANRLSLLKKLGDMFNIFGDFSKLSA from the coding sequence ATGAAAACACTGCTTCTTGAAATCGGAACCGAAGAAATCCCGGCGGGCTACATTCAGCCGGCTCTGGACGCCCTTGTGTCGGGCCTGAAAGGAAAACTGGAAAACGCCGGGATCGATTTTGGAGCCGCCCGGTCCTTTGGAACCCCCAGGCGGCTTTGCGTGGAGATCAAAGATGTCTCGGAAAAACAGCGGCCCGTTGTGACGGAAATTTTAGGCCCCCCGGAAAAGGCGGCCTTTGATGAAAACAACGCCCCGACCATCGCGGCGGAAAAATTCGCTGAAAGGGCCGGCGTCCCGGTGAGCCGTCTCAAGCGGGTGGAGACCCCCAAGGGCCGGCGGATCATGGCGGTTCAAAAAAAGCCGGGGCTGGCCGCCCAGGCGGTCCTGAAGGACATTTTGCCCCAGGCGATCTCCTCCATTCCGTTTCCCAAGACCATGAGATGGGGGGATTTTTCCATGCGTTTCGCCCGTCCCGTCCACAGCATTCTGGCGCTTTTCGGCCGTCAGGTCATTTCGTTTTCCATGGAAAATATTAAAAGCGGCCGGATCTGCCGGGGACATGCGTTCATGAGTCCCGGGAAAATCAAGATTGATTCTCCCGAAGAGTATGAAAAACGCCTGGAGGAGGCCTTTGTCATCGTGGACCCGGCCGTCCGAAAGGCAAAGATCGCGGAAAAAGTCTCTGAGGCCGCCCGGGAGAAAGGCGGCCGGGCGCTGGAAGACGCGGCGCTTCTGGACATCGTGGCCAACCTCGTGGAATATCCGGCGGTGTCGGCGGGCGCCTTTGACGCCGATTTCCTGGCCCTGCCCCGGGAGGTTCTGATCACGGCCATGCGGGAGCACCAGAAATATTTCGCCGTGGTGGATGAAAAAGGCGGCCTTATGCCTTTTTTCATCGCCGTCAACAACACCCCGGCCAAAGACATGGACCTGGTTTCAAAGGGGCATGAGCGGGTGCTGCGGGCCCGGCTGGCCGACGCCCGGTTTTTTTATGAGAATGATGTGGCCGAGCCCTCCTCCCGGCGGGTGGAAAAGCTGAAAAAAGTCCTGTTCCAGGCGGATTTGGGCTCCATGCATGAAAAGACCCTCCGGGTTCAAAAACTGTGCCGGTTTATATGCGGCCGGGTCAGGCCCGGGGACCGGGACTTCGAGGCGCATGCGGAGCGCGCCGCTTTTCTGTGCAACGCGGACCTGGTGAGCAAGGTGGTGGTGGAGTTTCCCAAGCTCCAGGGGGTCATGGGCCGGGCGCTCACCCAGGTTGAAAACGAGCCCCCGGAAGTGTCAACGGCCATTGAGGAGCGCTACCGGCCCACGCGCTCCGGCGGCCCCCTTCCCGAATCCGAGGCCGGGGCGGTTTTGAGCGTGGCGGATAAAATCGACTCCATCTGCGGATGTTTCAGCGTGGGATTTGTCCCCACCGGGGCCCGGGACCCCTACGCCCTCAGACGCCAGGGAATCGGCATTGTCCGCATGATGCGCGAAAGGGGATTTTCGTTTGATTTGACGGATCTCATCAAAGAAAGCCTGGGCCATTTCACGGACCATTTAACGGGCGGGGACATCGATCAGACGGCCGCCGATATCGAACGGTTTTTCAAAACCCGGATGGAAAATCTTCTGGAGGACGAGGGGGTTTCAAAGGATGTGGTCCAGGCGGTCACAGGCGTTTCCACCGACCATATCCCCGGGGTCTGGGAACGGGCCGGGGCGCTGGAGGCCATTAAGCGAAAACCGGATTTCGAGCCTTTGGCCGTCGCCTTCAAGCGGGTGGTGAACATCGTCAAAAAAGCGGACCCCGACTCCTTCCGCGCGGATGGGCCGGACCCGGGCCTGTTTGAGGATGACTGCGAGGGGGCGCTTCTGGACGCGTTTCAAAAAACGTCTGAAAAAATTCAGGAAAAAACCGCCCGGGGCCGGTATGGCGAGGCCCTTTTGGACGCGGCCTCCTTAAGAAAGGAAGTGGACGCGTATTTCGACGGCGTCATGGTCATGGACCCCAACCCCGAAATCCGGGCCAACCGGCTGTCCCTTTTAAAGAAGCTCGGGGACATGTTTAATATTTTCGGGGACTTTTCAAAACTTTCCGCCTGA
- a CDS encoding conserved membrane hypothetical protein (Evidence 4 : Unknown function but conserved in other organisms), translating to MAGFKAHAVGGVAAGAGFSALGFYAHSLSLPQAAAVAIVGAVSGLLPDLDSDTGKPLAFMFHFISVLIPSLLFSHAARLWGTSPELVLCYFSISYVAIRHVGCALIKKLTVHRGVMHSVPFAVLCAGVGYLLFSDSGKDMARLCALTVFFGCMLHLLMDELNAFTVKFGFIPVLKRSTGTAMKLKSDSLPATLLIYFLAAGVWGVVVLRG from the coding sequence ATGGCGGGCTTTAAGGCGCATGCGGTCGGGGGGGTGGCGGCCGGGGCCGGTTTTTCGGCGCTCGGTTTTTACGCCCACTCCCTTTCCCTGCCGCAGGCGGCGGCGGTGGCCATTGTGGGCGCGGTCTCGGGTCTTTTGCCCGACCTGGACAGCGACACGGGAAAGCCCCTGGCCTTCATGTTCCATTTTATCTCGGTCCTGATTCCCAGCCTCCTTTTTTCACACGCGGCCCGACTCTGGGGGACCTCCCCTGAGCTGGTCCTGTGCTATTTTTCCATCTCCTACGTGGCCATCCGCCACGTCGGATGCGCCCTGATCAAAAAACTCACCGTTCACAGGGGCGTCATGCACAGCGTTCCCTTCGCGGTTTTATGCGCCGGCGTCGGGTATCTTTTGTTTTCAGACTCGGGAAAAGACATGGCCCGCCTCTGCGCCCTCACCGTTTTCTTCGGATGCATGCTTCACCTCCTGATGGATGAGCTTAACGCCTTTACCGTCAAATTCGGCTTCATTCCCGTCTTAAAAAGGTCCACCGGCACGGCCATGAAGCTTAAATCCGATTCCCTGCCGGCCACGCTTTTGATCTATTTTCTGGCGGCCGGGGTCTGGGGGGTTGTTGTTTTGCGCGGCTGA
- a CDS encoding Twitching motility protein PilT (fragment), whose amino-acid sequence MEWIDALQGKTVGLDTAPLIYFIEENPAHIKTVKLFFEEMDRGNFLVVTSTVTLLEALVHPLRNNN is encoded by the coding sequence GTGGAATGGATAGACGCATTGCAGGGAAAAACGGTGGGACTTGATACCGCGCCCCTGATTTATTTTATTGAAGAAAATCCTGCGCACATTAAAACGGTAAAACTTTTCTTTGAAGAAATGGACAGGGGAAATTTTCTGGTTGTCACTTCAACCGTGACCTTACTTGAAGCGCTGGTGCATCCATTACGCAACAATAATTGA
- a CDS encoding hypothetical protein (Evidence 5 : Unknown function), which translates to MPGKRMEISLTLKDKCVQTTGEKTYEALMRAYFDKKTPGREKQSIENRLAALSVFLEKADFPGLRAAFPELDPSPGSPETLLTLRIGENPDQIELRFNGKTALMGDFLKNRDREEK; encoded by the coding sequence ATGCCGGGAAAAAGAATGGAAATCTCCCTGACCCTTAAAGACAAATGCGTCCAGACAACGGGCGAAAAAACCTATGAGGCGCTCATGCGGGCGTATTTTGACAAAAAGACGCCGGGGCGTGAAAAACAGTCCATTGAAAATCGGCTGGCGGCTTTGTCGGTTTTTCTTGAAAAAGCGGATTTTCCCGGTCTTCGGGCCGCCTTTCCCGAGCTGGATCCGTCCCCGGGCTCCCCGGAAACCCTTTTAACCCTTCGGATCGGCGAGAACCCGGATCAAATCGAGCTGCGCTTCAACGGAAAAACCGCCCTGATGGGCGATTTTTTAAAAAACAGAGACCGGGAGGAAAAATGA